One window from the genome of Rhodopirellula halodulae encodes:
- a CDS encoding RNA polymerase sigma factor: MDTMKISPDFTPNNSTPNTNCTKNGNAIVRNSVGASNTGPTVAQLVIAAQGGDQLAFGDLFERYRPVIVALAISRVRNVHEAEELTQDVFIQAMQKLDQLRVPEAFGGWLRQIVHRMAINRFSRQRSATACDPETLEATCIDDTTPENVAQDREQAAAVRNGIERLGILDRQTLRAFYLDGQSLIEMSDAFDAPVGTIKRRLHTARRRLAETLQDEMAEGDSADANPVESPAVLPMASARKRNDDSLGDSPLIAQAV, encoded by the coding sequence ATGGACACCATGAAGATCAGCCCTGATTTCACCCCCAACAACTCAACTCCTAACACGAACTGCACCAAGAACGGAAATGCCATCGTTCGCAATTCGGTCGGTGCGTCCAACACCGGTCCAACGGTTGCTCAATTGGTCATCGCGGCGCAAGGTGGAGACCAACTTGCGTTCGGTGATCTGTTCGAACGCTACCGTCCCGTGATCGTGGCGTTGGCGATCAGCCGAGTGCGCAACGTGCACGAAGCCGAAGAATTGACCCAAGACGTTTTCATCCAAGCGATGCAAAAACTGGATCAACTTCGCGTGCCGGAAGCCTTCGGTGGATGGTTGCGTCAGATCGTTCACCGCATGGCGATCAATCGATTCAGCCGTCAACGTTCCGCGACCGCTTGCGATCCGGAAACGTTGGAGGCGACTTGCATCGATGACACCACGCCTGAAAACGTGGCTCAAGATCGCGAACAAGCGGCGGCGGTTCGCAACGGGATCGAGCGTTTGGGAATCCTGGATCGCCAAACCCTGCGTGCGTTTTACCTCGACGGCCAATCGCTGATTGAGATGAGCGACGCATTTGACGCTCCAGTCGGAACGATCAAGCGACGTCTGCACACCGCGCGTCGTCGTTTGGCAGAAACCCTGCAAGATGAGATGGCAGAGGGGGATTCGGCGGATGCCAATCCAGTCGAATCTCCCGCCGTCTTGCCCATGGCCTCGGCCCGCAAGCGAAACGATGACTCCCTCGGCGATTCCCCGCTGATCGCGCAAGCGGTCTGA
- a CDS encoding Gfo/Idh/MocA family protein: MKPTQSAHLNAASPMPVQSGTTRRRWMQMAGATLGVAAASQWQPATSNAAESTDPDRPLNLAIIGVANRGASNVAGVKSQNLTALCDVDENYLQAASKQFPKARLYRDYREMIREEGELDGVVISTPDHHHAPATIRAIESGLHVYCEKPLTHTVAEARAIRLAAKEAGVVTQMGTQIHAGSNYRRVVEMIQDGVIGNVTRVHVWVGKGWGATELPSPKGEAPSNVDWDLWLGPAPKIAYTPGLHPASWRRYRAYGAGTLGDMGCHYVDLPFWALGLHLPSSIVADGAPPSDDYCPTGLKVRYHFDATDHHDEIDLTWYDGDRSPKELEGISVPGSGVLFVGDKGMMIATYGSYTLLPKEKFADFKPAAPRIAESIGHHQEWIQAIRGQGTPLCQFDYSGPLTETVLLGTVAHQCGRELKFNASDMVCVGDDAATALLSKDYREGWSVDAAATAKA; the protein is encoded by the coding sequence ATGAAGCCCACCCAATCCGCCCACCTCAACGCGGCCAGCCCAATGCCGGTCCAGTCTGGCACCACTCGTCGGCGATGGATGCAAATGGCGGGAGCCACACTCGGCGTGGCTGCTGCATCGCAGTGGCAGCCCGCCACCAGCAACGCCGCCGAGAGCACGGACCCAGATCGACCGTTGAACCTCGCGATCATCGGTGTTGCCAACCGCGGTGCGTCCAACGTTGCCGGGGTGAAGTCGCAAAATTTGACGGCGTTGTGTGACGTTGATGAAAACTATCTGCAAGCGGCGTCGAAGCAGTTTCCCAAAGCACGTCTGTATCGCGACTACCGCGAAATGATTCGGGAAGAAGGCGAGTTGGATGGCGTTGTGATCAGCACCCCCGATCACCACCACGCTCCGGCAACCATTCGTGCTATCGAAAGCGGCTTGCATGTTTACTGCGAGAAACCATTGACGCACACCGTGGCCGAAGCGCGAGCGATTCGCTTGGCGGCGAAAGAGGCGGGCGTCGTGACACAAATGGGGACTCAGATCCACGCCGGCAGCAACTACCGCCGCGTGGTGGAGATGATTCAAGACGGCGTGATCGGAAATGTGACCCGCGTTCATGTGTGGGTCGGCAAAGGTTGGGGAGCCACGGAGCTTCCATCGCCAAAAGGCGAGGCACCTTCCAACGTGGATTGGGATTTGTGGTTGGGCCCCGCACCTAAAATCGCTTACACGCCCGGTCTACACCCCGCGTCGTGGCGTCGCTATCGAGCCTATGGTGCTGGGACGTTGGGCGACATGGGATGCCACTATGTTGACCTGCCGTTTTGGGCGTTGGGACTGCATTTGCCATCCAGCATCGTCGCCGACGGGGCACCACCATCGGACGACTATTGTCCAACAGGTTTGAAAGTTCGCTATCACTTCGATGCGACCGATCACCACGATGAAATTGATTTGACTTGGTACGACGGTGATCGATCGCCAAAAGAACTCGAAGGGATCTCGGTCCCTGGTAGCGGCGTGTTGTTCGTTGGCGATAAAGGAATGATGATCGCCACTTATGGCAGCTACACGTTGCTTCCCAAAGAGAAATTTGCTGACTTCAAACCCGCAGCACCTCGTATCGCTGAATCGATCGGACATCACCAAGAATGGATCCAAGCCATTCGAGGACAAGGCACACCGCTTTGCCAGTTCGATTACTCAGGGCCTTTGACAGAGACCGTTTTGCTTGGCACTGTGGCGCACCAATGCGGTCGTGAATTGAAGTTCAATGCAAGTGACATGGTCTGTGTTGGCGACGATGCCGCGACGGCTTTGTTGAGCAAGGACTACCGCGAAGGTTGGTCCGTGGACGCCGCTGCCACGGCCAAAGCCTGA
- a CDS encoding 6-pyruvoyl trahydropterin synthase family protein, whose translation MSATFRVDVTKEQFVFSAAHFITFAGDICERIHGHNYGVRVSVEGPLDENRYVVDFIALRDAVLKETQRLDHHVILPSDHAEIIVTQDETETTCRFRERRWVFPNEDCILLPVINTTAEEIARVIAETVREQTQEQFGDALNWIEVAVDENCGQWGVCRLPWKA comes from the coding sequence ATGTCCGCCACTTTTCGCGTTGATGTCACCAAAGAACAGTTCGTTTTCTCCGCCGCACACTTCATCACTTTCGCGGGCGATATTTGCGAGCGGATTCACGGACACAACTATGGCGTGAGGGTCAGCGTTGAAGGCCCGCTTGACGAAAACCGATATGTCGTCGACTTCATCGCACTTCGCGACGCGGTGTTGAAAGAGACGCAGCGTTTGGATCATCACGTGATCCTGCCCAGTGATCACGCGGAGATCATTGTCACTCAAGACGAAACCGAAACCACGTGCCGGTTTCGCGAACGACGCTGGGTGTTCCCCAACGAAGACTGCATTCTATTGCCAGTCATCAACACCACTGCCGAAGAGATCGCTCGCGTGATCGCCGAGACCGTGCGCGAACAGACCCAGGAGCAATTTGGCGACGCATTGAACTGGATTGAAGTGGCGGTCGATGAAAACTGCGGCCAATGGGGAGTTTGCCGACTGCCTTGGAAGGCCTGA
- a CDS encoding dihydrodipicolinate synthase family protein, whose protein sequence is MNAPDFSSAADGPSTLFQDGNRLRGIVPPLITPLSARDELDHAGLERLIDHVINAGVSGVFILGTTGEAPSLSYRLRRELITETTRLVAQRVPVLVGVTDTAFVESVALARHAANAGADAAVLTTPYYFPAGQTELTAYVQKITPEIPLPLMLYNMPGLTKVWFEIETLRKLSDIDSIVGVKDSSGDLDYFGELCKLREEVRNDWSILIGPEAMLPEAHRLGGDGGVAGGANAVPKFFVDCYQGLIDNDEAKTEVAIEAIRRFQDVYDVGKYASRHIKATKCAASLLGICSDLPADPFHRFFEPERERVAEVLRDLGVL, encoded by the coding sequence ATGAACGCTCCCGATTTCTCGTCGGCCGCTGACGGTCCGTCGACTCTGTTTCAAGATGGCAATCGTTTGCGCGGTATTGTCCCGCCGCTAATCACTCCACTGTCTGCGCGAGACGAACTGGACCATGCGGGTTTGGAACGACTGATTGATCATGTGATCAACGCGGGAGTGTCCGGTGTTTTCATTCTTGGAACGACCGGTGAAGCTCCCAGTTTGAGCTATCGTCTGCGTCGTGAGTTGATCACGGAAACCACGCGGTTGGTCGCTCAACGCGTGCCGGTATTGGTTGGCGTGACTGACACCGCGTTTGTGGAGTCCGTGGCTTTGGCCCGACATGCGGCCAACGCCGGAGCTGATGCAGCGGTGCTCACGACGCCGTATTACTTTCCGGCGGGACAAACGGAGTTGACGGCTTACGTCCAGAAAATCACGCCAGAAATTCCGCTGCCGCTGATGCTCTACAACATGCCAGGATTGACAAAAGTTTGGTTCGAGATCGAAACACTGCGCAAGCTTTCCGACATCGACTCCATTGTGGGTGTGAAAGATAGTAGTGGCGACTTGGACTACTTTGGCGAGTTGTGCAAATTGCGAGAAGAGGTCCGCAACGATTGGTCCATCCTGATCGGGCCGGAGGCGATGCTGCCCGAAGCTCATCGTCTGGGTGGCGATGGCGGAGTTGCCGGCGGCGCGAATGCGGTGCCGAAGTTCTTTGTCGATTGCTACCAAGGCTTGATCGACAATGACGAGGCAAAGACGGAAGTTGCGATCGAAGCGATACGGCGATTCCAAGACGTGTATGACGTGGGCAAATACGCATCGCGGCACATCAAGGCTACCAAGTGCGCCGCGTCATTGCTTGGTATTTGCAGTGATTTGCCGGCGGACCCCTTTCATCGTTTCTTTGAACCCGAGCGGGAACGCGTTGCGGAAGTGTTGCGTGACTTGGGGGTTCTATGA
- a CDS encoding ComF family protein: protein MERLKNAGELLAPLVFPPICVLCGDLSATESGPGSVGKTDSRSASFCRRCETSLVQSAPMMRSACVQCGWPLPETAAELSCPGCSRRKRAYAFRSVTAVYRYHDVVRQAIIAAKYPRNSAITRELAVRLAIRFREQVAANGEAHAVEATETKLSELTEPIVTHVPSPFWRQFRRGGVGTGALANRFAGEMNFRCGSVLKTTRSMKKQAWLDDEARRANVRDAFRVRTSWKERVRGRDFLLVDDVMTTGATADEISRVLLDAGAANVDCLVIARAIRDPH, encoded by the coding sequence ATGGAACGCCTGAAAAACGCTGGCGAATTGCTGGCTCCGCTGGTTTTTCCGCCCATTTGTGTTCTATGCGGCGACTTGTCGGCGACGGAGTCCGGCCCCGGTTCCGTTGGGAAGACTGATTCTCGGTCGGCGTCGTTTTGCCGACGCTGCGAAACGTCGCTGGTCCAATCGGCTCCGATGATGCGGTCGGCCTGCGTCCAGTGTGGGTGGCCATTGCCAGAAACGGCGGCCGAGCTTTCTTGTCCCGGTTGCAGCCGGCGAAAGCGAGCCTATGCCTTTCGTTCCGTGACCGCCGTTTACCGGTATCACGACGTGGTTCGACAAGCCATCATCGCGGCGAAGTATCCACGGAACTCCGCCATCACGAGGGAGCTCGCCGTGCGATTAGCAATTCGGTTCCGCGAACAGGTCGCTGCAAATGGGGAGGCTCACGCGGTGGAGGCGACTGAAACGAAGCTGTCCGAATTGACGGAACCCATCGTAACGCACGTCCCCAGTCCGTTTTGGCGTCAATTTCGACGCGGGGGTGTGGGAACCGGAGCTTTGGCCAATCGGTTTGCGGGCGAAATGAATTTTCGATGTGGATCGGTATTGAAGACCACGCGTTCGATGAAGAAACAGGCTTGGTTGGACGATGAGGCGCGGCGGGCGAACGTGCGAGACGCATTTCGCGTGCGAACCAGTTGGAAAGAACGTGTTCGAGGCCGTGATTTTCTTTTGGTCGATGATGTGATGACAACCGGAGCGACCGCCGATGAAATCTCTCGGGTGTTGCTCGATGCGGGTGCGGCAAACGTCGATTGTCTCGTCATTGCCCGTGCGATCCGGGATCCGCACTGA
- a CDS encoding GntR family transcriptional regulator has product MTPGRHQVETHASRAYQHLRQKLISGEFKPGTRLLYGPIGKEIGVSATPVREAAGQLATEGMVELVPQIGAVVRSINEPEIQELYEVRNLIEPFASARASERATSEDIQLIANEFNTMRSLVEQEKNSSSPEETQEIAYKFNQADHNFHLRVVEATGNHTLVRTSTQSNILTRVFGIWMHRQGADVMENTCNEHEKIFTAIQNGNAEAAHEAASNHILKGLQLSLQSFREA; this is encoded by the coding sequence ATGACTCCAGGTCGTCACCAAGTCGAAACGCATGCCAGTCGTGCCTACCAACACTTGCGTCAGAAATTGATCTCGGGCGAATTCAAGCCTGGAACGCGATTGCTGTATGGACCGATCGGAAAAGAAATTGGTGTCTCCGCGACCCCTGTTCGCGAGGCGGCCGGGCAGTTGGCGACCGAAGGCATGGTCGAGTTGGTGCCACAAATTGGTGCGGTTGTCCGATCGATCAACGAACCGGAAATCCAAGAACTCTACGAAGTTCGTAACCTGATCGAACCGTTTGCGTCCGCTCGGGCGTCCGAGCGTGCAACGTCGGAAGATATTCAACTGATTGCAAATGAATTCAACACCATGCGATCGTTGGTGGAGCAGGAAAAGAACTCTTCGTCGCCGGAAGAAACGCAGGAAATCGCCTACAAGTTCAACCAAGCCGATCACAACTTCCACTTGCGGGTGGTTGAAGCGACCGGCAACCACACCCTGGTTCGCACGTCGACCCAGTCCAATATCCTGACGCGGGTCTTTGGCATTTGGATGCACCGACAAGGTGCCGACGTGATGGAAAACACGTGCAACGAACACGAGAAGATCTTCACCGCGATCCAAAATGGCAATGCGGAAGCGGCTCATGAAGCGGCCTCGAATCATATTTTGAAAGGCCTTCAACTGTCGCTCCAATCGTTTCGCGAAGCCTGA
- a CDS encoding sodium:solute symporter, translating to MAFTGLDYFVLVAYFVAIMALGFYFWARNRSADDFTAGGRSLPGWLCGLSIFATYLSSISYLALPGKAFVSNWNAFMYSLAIPIAAAIAVRWFLPLYRESGEVSAYSLLERRFGLWARLFASGFYLLYQVARIGVVMYLMALPMAVLFGWDIRLVIVCTGVVVTVYSFVGGIVAVIWADAIQAIVLLAGALLALAVLLMGMPGGPGEVIAIANEADKFSLGDTSFGTFSESTVWVVLAFGLFDNLRNFGVDQSYVQRYIASKTDREAAKSVWLGALLYVPVSALFLFIGSSLFAFYQGHPEDLNEVKTIVAEQQLMQAGVLLDDPSYGEQLSKAKAELTNEKLGDRVFPHFIAAQLPQGIRGLLIAAVFAAAMSTVSTSLNSSATLVMSDFYKRLFRQDSTDAQHIWVLRASTIVWGALGTGMALVLVRLTDSALDIWWTLSGVLGAGIVGLFLLGITNPKLRGTPAVSVFAAGVVVIAWMTISQTAVWPADWTDFANPLHQFLTIVVGPSLMILLGWVLVRIGWTGNQASRNDWSDS from the coding sequence ATGGCGTTCACCGGCCTGGACTACTTTGTCTTGGTCGCCTACTTCGTTGCCATCATGGCGTTGGGGTTCTACTTCTGGGCTCGCAACCGTTCGGCCGATGACTTCACGGCGGGCGGCAGATCGTTGCCGGGATGGTTGTGTGGTCTGTCCATTTTCGCGACCTACCTGAGCAGCATCAGCTATCTGGCGTTGCCCGGAAAAGCATTCGTGTCGAATTGGAATGCGTTCATGTATTCCTTGGCCATTCCCATCGCGGCGGCGATTGCTGTTCGGTGGTTTCTGCCCCTGTATCGAGAAAGCGGAGAGGTTTCGGCTTATTCACTGCTCGAGCGTCGGTTTGGTTTGTGGGCCAGGCTTTTTGCCAGTGGTTTCTACTTGCTGTATCAAGTCGCACGCATCGGCGTGGTGATGTACCTGATGGCACTTCCCATGGCGGTGTTGTTCGGCTGGGACATCCGATTGGTCATTGTGTGCACCGGAGTCGTGGTCACGGTGTATTCGTTTGTTGGCGGGATTGTCGCGGTGATTTGGGCTGACGCGATTCAAGCCATTGTGTTGTTGGCGGGAGCGTTGTTGGCACTGGCAGTGTTGTTGATGGGAATGCCCGGAGGTCCGGGCGAAGTGATCGCCATTGCCAACGAGGCTGACAAATTTTCGCTAGGAGACACCTCGTTTGGAACATTCTCTGAGTCGACCGTTTGGGTTGTTCTAGCGTTTGGTTTGTTCGACAACCTCCGGAACTTTGGCGTGGATCAGAGTTACGTGCAACGTTACATCGCATCGAAAACGGATCGCGAGGCCGCCAAGAGTGTTTGGTTAGGAGCATTGTTATATGTGCCGGTCAGTGCGTTGTTCTTGTTCATCGGATCCTCGCTGTTTGCCTTCTACCAGGGGCATCCCGAAGACTTGAACGAAGTCAAAACGATTGTTGCCGAGCAACAGTTGATGCAGGCGGGAGTACTTCTTGATGATCCGTCTTATGGCGAACAATTGTCGAAAGCCAAGGCTGAGTTGACCAATGAGAAGTTGGGCGACCGCGTGTTTCCTCATTTCATAGCAGCACAACTGCCACAGGGTATCCGAGGTCTTTTGATCGCGGCGGTCTTCGCGGCGGCGATGAGCACCGTCTCCACCTCGCTGAACTCATCGGCGACTTTGGTGATGAGCGACTTCTACAAGCGATTGTTTCGTCAGGATTCCACGGACGCGCAACATATCTGGGTGCTTCGTGCGTCAACCATCGTTTGGGGAGCACTCGGCACCGGCATGGCTTTGGTGTTGGTCCGACTGACGGATAGCGCGCTGGATATTTGGTGGACGCTATCGGGCGTTTTGGGCGCCGGGATCGTTGGGCTGTTCCTGCTCGGGATTACCAATCCGAAGTTGAGAGGGACACCGGCGGTGTCCGTGTTCGCCGCTGGCGTGGTCGTGATCGCTTGGATGACGATTTCTCAAACGGCCGTTTGGCCTGCCGATTGGACGGACTTTGCGAATCCGCTCCATCAGTTTCTGACCATCGTCGTGGGACCAAGTCTGATGATCTTGCTGGGATGGGTGCTGGTGCGGATCGGTTGGACCGGCAATCAGGCTTCGCGAAACGATTGGAGCGACAGTTGA
- a CDS encoding DUF502 domain-containing protein: MTESTDTSSEDQIEVPAQHKGGARRAVVRGLGVVLPPLLTIVVLIWAWNAIENYVLLPVENGIRRFVLIPAVSETYDRPPEGAIMNDAPEGSVGGGQQRGFTYKGLSYVPDPTGRRYLPGYVVQRVDSEIDAFGPSAVPPNSANAYWDRFVQLQYMPRSVVVPVFLILFFMLLYFLGRLFTGGIGRWFVTTFDAAILRIPIVNKVYGSVKQITDFAFDDRQIEFNRVVAIQYPRDGIWSLGFVTGNSMREISEAAGEPTLSVLMPTSPMPMTGFTVTVRRSEAIDLNLTIDEALQFIVSCGVVVPMQQRYDLAAGQSAKQIIVPAIGDSVASEGATSTSN, translated from the coding sequence ATGACAGAATCGACCGACACTTCTTCTGAAGATCAAATCGAAGTCCCTGCTCAGCACAAAGGTGGAGCCCGCCGCGCCGTCGTGCGTGGGTTGGGAGTCGTTCTGCCTCCACTGTTGACGATCGTGGTATTGATCTGGGCGTGGAATGCGATCGAAAACTATGTGCTGCTGCCGGTGGAAAATGGAATCCGCCGGTTTGTGTTGATTCCCGCGGTCAGTGAGACGTACGACCGTCCGCCAGAAGGCGCGATCATGAACGACGCTCCGGAAGGATCCGTCGGGGGCGGTCAGCAGCGAGGTTTCACCTACAAGGGGTTGTCATACGTTCCCGATCCAACCGGTCGACGCTATTTACCGGGATATGTGGTCCAACGTGTGGATTCGGAGATTGACGCGTTTGGTCCATCGGCTGTGCCGCCCAACAGTGCGAATGCGTACTGGGACCGGTTCGTGCAACTGCAATACATGCCGCGATCGGTGGTGGTGCCGGTCTTTTTGATCCTGTTTTTCATGCTGCTGTATTTCCTCGGGCGATTGTTCACCGGAGGAATCGGCCGTTGGTTTGTGACCACGTTTGACGCGGCAATCCTGCGCATTCCGATCGTCAACAAGGTTTACGGAAGCGTGAAGCAAATCACTGACTTTGCATTCGACGATCGCCAGATCGAATTCAACCGAGTCGTTGCGATTCAGTACCCTCGCGATGGCATTTGGTCGCTGGGATTTGTAACCGGCAATAGCATGCGAGAGATCTCGGAAGCCGCCGGCGAACCGACCTTGAGCGTGTTGATGCCCACCAGCCCGATGCCGATGACGGGGTTCACGGTCACGGTGCGTCGCAGTGAGGCGATCGACCTGAATCTCACCATTGATGAAGCGTTGCAGTTCATCGTCAGTTGCGGTGTCGTGGTTCCAATGCAGCAACGCTACGACTTGGCGGCGGGCCAATCTGCGAAACAGATCATTGTTCCCGCGATTGGCGATTCGGTCGCTTCTGAAGGTGCCACCTCGACCAGCAATTGA